From the genome of Streptomyces sp. NBC_01304:
GGGGGCGCATGGCCTCGGGCTCAGCCATTGTTGTTGCGGCGACGGAGCACCGCCATGCTGGTCAGACCGGCCGCACCGAGGGCGGCGACGCCGGCGCCCAGGGCGATGTCACCGGCGTTGGACGAGCTGCCGGCGGCCGGGGCCATACCGGTGTTGACCGAGCCCTTCGGGGTCTTGTGGTCCGAGGGGTTGACCGGCTTGACCGGGCTCACGTGCTTGTCGGTGACGTTGAAGGTGGCCGTGGCGCCGGAGTTGGCGGTCACCTTGTAGGCGCCGACCTTCACGTTGGCGACGGTCGCCTGGCCGTGCCACTTGCCGTCCTTGCCCAGGGTCAGCTTGACGTTGCCGCCGAAGGCCGCCGAGTTGGCGGAGTAGCTGCTCTGCGGGTTGCCGGAGCCGGTCAGGGTGAGGTCGATCTTGTCACCGGACTTGCCGGAGCCCGGGCTCAGCGCGAGGGAGGACTGGCCGGGCTTCGGGGCGGGGGTGTCGCTGCCCTGGACGCCGAACTTGGCGCTGTCGACGAGCTGGTTGCCGACGTAGCCGTCCACCTTGTAGTAGCCGGACTTGACGTCCTTGGCCACCGTGGCGGTACCGCCCCAGACACCCTTCGAGCCGGGCTTCGGGGTCAGGGAGACCTTGCCGCCGAACACGTCGGACTTGACGTAGGGGGTGCCCTGGAGGTCGCCGGTCTTGATCTCGACCTGGACCTTGTCGCCGGCCTTGCCGCCGTCCGTGGACAGGGACATCGACGCCTTGCCCGGGTCGGGCTTCACGCCGCCGGTGTTCACCGAGAAGCTCGCGCTGCCCTCGGCGCCCGTGTCGCCGTAGTTGGCGGTGACCTTGAGGGTGGCGGTGCCGATACCGTAGCCCGACTTCACGGTGCCGGTGACGAGGTAGTCGTTGCCGCCGTTGCCCGGGGTGACGGAGATGCCGCTGAGGGCGTCGGAGGAGGCCGTGACCTTCGCCTTGCCGCTGGTCGTGACCTTGGCCGTGACCTTGTCGCCGGCCTTGTAGCCGGTCTTGTCCTTCGGGGACGAGGTGATGGAGACGACCGGGGCCGCCGAGCCTTCGTCGGACTTGGCCGACGCCGACTTGGAGGGGGCCGGGGCGGGAGTGGCGTCGGCGGCGAACGCGGTCGCCGGGGCGGCCAGACCGATCGAGGCGACTACGGCGATGGCCGAGAGGGTGAGCGCCTTACGCATGGGTGGAATCTCCTTGCAGTACCGGGCATTTGCTGCGGTGCACTGGTTATGAGTCCCATCCTGCGCGCATGGTTTCGCCGGGGTTTTGCCCTAGAGCAAGGCCAGGGGAGAAGGTCCTGGGCCCTTGATTCAACTGGCAGTTGACCTCTTCACCAAGGCAAAGGATGTGCTTTGCCTCAATTTTTGGGACCTAAGTCCCACAGGGTCGTAGGGGGTGGATAAGACGGATGCGTACGCCGTATGTAGGCCGCGTAACGAAGGGCCCGGCACAACGAAAAGGGGCCCGGCACCGAAGTGCCGGACCCCTCTCGGAAACGTACGGGCTACAGCTTCTCGATGACGTAGTCGATGCAGGCGGTGAGCGCCTGGACGTCCGCCGGGTCGATCGCCGGGAACATCGCGACGCGCAGCTGGTTGCGGCCCAGCTTGCGGTACGGCTCCGTGTCCACGATGCCGTTGGCGCGCAGCGCCTTGGCGACCGCGGTCGCGTCGATCTCGTCGGCGAAGTCGATCGTGCCGATGACCTGCGAGCGCTTGGCGGCGTCCGTCACGAACGGGGTCGCGTACTTCGACTCCTCGGCCCACGAGTACAGGCGGGTCGAGCTGTCCTTCGTACGGGCCGTGGCCCAGTCCAGACCGCCCTGGCCGTTGATCCAGTCCAGCTGCTCGGCGAGCAGGAACAGGGTGGAGAGGGCCGGGGTGTTGTACGTCTGGTTCTTGCGCGAGTTGTCGATCGCCGTCGGGAGGCTGAAGAACTCCGGCACGTGGCGGCCGGACGCGTGGATCCGCTCGGCGCGCTCGATCGCGGCCGGCGAGAACACGCCCAGCCACAGGCCGCCGTCGGAGGCGAAGGACTTCTGCGGGGCGAAGTAGTAGACGTCCGTCTCGCGGATGTCGACCGGCAGGCCGCCCGCGCCGGAGGTGGCGTCCACCAGGACGAGCGAACCCTCGTCGGCGCCGGAGACCCGCTTGATCGGGGCGGCCACGCCGGTGGAGGTCTCGTTGTGCGTGTACGCGTACACGTCGACGCCCGCCTCGGCGACCGGCTCCGGGTGGGTGCCCGGGTCGCTCGCGATGACGGTCGGCTCGGCCAGCCAGGGCGCGAGCTTCGCGGCCTTGGCGAACTTGGAGGAGAACTCGCCGAAGTTCAGGTGCTGCGACTTGTTCTCGATCAGGCCGTGGGTCGCCACGTCCCAGAACGCGGTGGAGCCGCCGTTGCCCAGGATCACCTCGTAGCCCTCGGGGAGGGAGAAGAGGCTCTGGACGCCCTCGCGGACCCTGCCGACCAGGTTCTTGACCGGGGCCTGGCGGTGGGAGGTGCCCAGGAGGGAGGAGCCGGTGGCGGCGAGCGCTTCCAGCGCCTCGGGGCGCACCTTGGAGGGGCCGGCGCCGAAGCGGCCGTCCTTGGGCTTGATGTCTGCGGGAATCTGGATCTCAGCCACGTCGGGAGCCTAGCGGCTCCTTGGGGCGGGGGTTCTCGAGGTCCACCTCGTGGGACGGGGTGTCCAGGGCGTGGTCGCCCGGGGGCGGCCCCCAGGTCCCCTCTGTTCTCGGCCTCCGGCCGGGATTTCCCCCACCCCGCCCCTTCCCGTAAGGCTGCGCCGCCTTGCCTTCCGCCCTGCGGGCGGTGTCCTCAAACGCCGGACGGGCTGATTCATCGCTGATGAATCAGCCCGTCCGGCGTTTGAGGACAATCCTTGAAGCCGTCCGCAGGACTTTCGGGAAGGGGCGGGGTGGGGTGAAAAATGGCCCCATGGGCATCGAGCGTGAGCTTCGTCGCACCGTCCGCGGAGACGTGGACTTCAGCCGGTCCGCCAGGGCCCTGACCACCATGGACGCGTCCAACTACCGGCGCATCCCCCTCGGGGTGGTCGCCCCAAGAGACGCCGACGACGTGCGAGCCACCCTCACCGCCTGCCGGGACGCGGGCGTCCCCGTGGTCGCCAGGGGTGCCGGAACTTCGATCGCGGGGCAGGCCACCGGCACCGGTGTGGTGCTCGACTTCACCCGGCACATGGCAAGGATCGAAAGGCTCGACCCGGAGACCCGGACCGCCAAGGTCCAGCCCGGCGTCGTCCTCGACCGCCTCAGGGAAGCCGCCGCCCCGCACGGGCTCACCTTCGGCCCCGACCCCTCCACCCACAGCCGCTGCACCCTCGGCGGCATGATCGGCAACAACTCCTGCGGCTCGCACTCCGTGGCCTGGGGCACGACCGCCGACAACGTCCACGGGCTTGAGGTCGTCACCGCCGCCGGGGACACCCGCACCCTGGGCCAGGGCTGGCAGGGCGCCCCGGACGGGCTGCGGGCCCTGGTGGAGCGGGAGTTGGCGCTCCTGCGCACCGGGTTCCCCGAGCTCCCGCGACGGATCAGCGGGTACGCCCTGGACGCTCTGCTCCCCGAGCACGGCACCGACCTGGCCCGTGCCTTCTGCGGCAGCGAGGGCACCCTCGGCGTGCTGACCGAGGCGACCGTGCGGCTCGTCGAGGCACCCCGCGCCCGCGCCCTCGCCGTGCTCGGCTACCCCGACGAGAGCGCCGCCGCCGAGGCCGCCGCCGGGCTGCTGCCGTACGGCCCGCTCACCGTGGAGGGCATGGCCGCGGATCTCGTACGAGGTACTAAAGGCCTGCCCAAGGGCGCGGCCTGGCTGTTCGTGGAGACCGGTGGGGAGACCGAGGGGGAGGCGAGGGCGCGGGCCGAGCGGATCGTGCGCGCGGCCGACGTCCTGGATGCCCTCGTCGTCTCCGACCCGCCCGCCCAGCGCACCCTGTGGCGCATCCGCGAGGACGCCTCGGGCACCGCGACCCGGATGCCGGACGGCACCGAGGCCTGGCCCGGCTGGGAGGACTGCGCGGTGCCGCCCGCCCGACTCGGCGCGTATCTGCGGGACTTCCGTGCGCTGCTCGCGGATCACGGGCTGCGCGGGACGCCGTACGGGCACTTCGGGGACGGCTGCATCCACGTACGCATCGACTTCGATCTCCTCGACGAGCCGGGCATCGCCCGCTTCCGGCGCTTCTCCGAGGAGCTTGCCGAGCTGGTCGTCGCGCACGGCGGCTCGCTCTCCGGCGAGCACGGCGACGGCCTCGCGCGGGCCGAGCTGCTACCGAAGATGTACGGGCCCGAGCTCGTGCGCGTCTTCGAGCAGGTCAAGGCCCTCTGGGACCCGGCGGCCATCCTCAACCCCGGCGTCCTCGTGCACCCGGCGCCGCTCGACGCGAACCTGCGGTTCGCCCCGCTGCCCCGCAAGCCCGTCGACGTCGCCTTCGGCTATCCCGCGGACGGCGGCGACTTCTCGGCGGCCGTACGCCGCTGCGTCGGGGTCGCCAAGTGCCGTGACGCGACGGCGACTTCGGCGGTGATGTGTCCCTCCTTCCGTGTCACCGGCGCCGAGGAGCACTCCACGCGCGGGCGGGCCCGGCTGCTGCACGAGATGCTTGCGGGCGAGGTCGTCACCGACGGCTGGCGCTCGACGGAGGTACGGGACGCGCTCGACCTGTGCCTGTCCTGCAAGGGGTGCCGGTCGGACTGTCCGGTGGGCGTCGACATGGCGACGTACAAGGCGGAATTCCTGCATCAGCACTACAAGGGGCGGCTGCGCCCGGCGGCGCACTACGCGATGGGATGGCTGCCGAGGTGGCTGCGGCTCGCCGCGCCCTTCGCGCGGGTGGCGAACGCGGTCGCCGGGCTCCGCCCAATGGCCGCTCTGGCCAAGCGAGTCGGTGGCATCGCGCCCGAGCGACAGCTTCCGAGGCTGGCGCCGCGCACGTTCCGGAAGTGGTTCCGGAAGCGGGGAGCGAGCGGGGCGCGGCCGACCGTCGTGCTGTGGCCCGACACCTTCACGGACCGCCTCTCGCCGTCCGTCGGCCAGGCGGCCGTGCGCGTTCTGGAGGCGGCCGGGATCGGCGTCGGGCTGCCGGAGCGCGAGGTCTGCTGCGGGCTGACGTACGTCTCCACCGGCCAGCTCGACCGGGCCCGGACGGTCATGCGCCGCACGCTCGACCGCGTACCGCCCGATCTGCCCCTGGTCGTCCTCGAACCGAGCTGCGCGGCCGCCCTGAAGTCGGACCTGCCCGAGCTGCTCGGCGAGGACGAGCCCCGGGCTGCTCAACTCGCCGCCCGGGTAAGGACGTTCGCGCAGGCTCTGGAGGAGCTGGCCCCGCACTGGCAGCCCCCGCGCATCGACCGTGAGGTGGTCGGCCAGACGCACTGCCATCAGCATGCGGTGCTCGGCGACGCGGCGGAGCGCAGGCTGCGGGAGCGGGCGGGGCTCGTCGGTGAGCTGAGCGGGGGGTGCTGCGGGCTCGCCGGGAACTTCGGGTTCGAGGCCGGGCACTACGACGTGTCCGTGGCCTGTGCGGAGGAGCGGTTGCTGCCTTCGGTGCGGGCGGCCGGTCGGGACGCCGTGGTCCTCGCGGACGGCTTCTCGTGCCGTACGCAGCTGGAGCAGCTGGCCGCCGCTGACCTGGGGGAACGGCGCGGGCGGCACCTGGCGGAGGTGCTGGACGAGGCGCTTGGAGGTACTGGCTGAGGCCTCGCGCGGTCGCCCCGGGCAGCTCCTGACCAGGCGCTCGGTGACAGTCCCTAAATGGGTTCACGGACCTGACGTAGTCCAGTATCTTAGACGCGTAGGTCCATGATGATGCACGCAAGGGGCGAGCGCCAATGAGTTCAGTGAGCAGCAGTGCGGCGGTGTCCGAGCCGGGCCTGGCGGGGCCCGGCGGGGGCCGGGCCGAAGGGCGTTCGCTGGGGCCCGTCGGGCTCGTCCTCACCGGCTGTGTCTCGGTCCAGTTCGGCGCCGCGCTCGCGGTGACGCTCATGCCGAGGGCCGGGGCGCTCGGCGTGGTCACGCTGCGGCTCGTCGCCGCGGCCGTGATCCTCCTCGTCGTCTGCCGGCCCAAGCTGCGCGGGCACTCGCGGTCCGACTGGGGCACGGTCGTCGCCTTCGGCACCGTGATGGCCCTGATGAACGGGCTCTTCTACCAGGCGGTCGACCGCATCCCGCTCGGTCACGCCGTCACCCTCGAAGTCCTCGGCCCGCTCGCCCTGTCCGTGATCGCGTCCCGCCGCGCCCTCAACGCCCTGTGGGCCGCGCTCGCCCTCGTGGGGGTCGCCCTGCTCGGCGGCGCCGGAGGGGCGGGATTCGGTGAACTCGACCTGGTGGGTGCGGCGTTCGCGCTCGCGGCGGGTGCGATGTGGGCGGCGTACATCGTCTTCAGTGCCCGTACGGGCCGGCGCTTCCCGCAGGCGGACGGCCTTGCCCTGGCGATGGCGTTCGCGGCGCTGCTCAGCGTGCCGTTCGGGTTCGTGGAGTCGGGCGCCAAGCTGCTCGTGCCGAGCACGATCGCGCTGGGCGCGGGCGTGGCGGTGATGTCGTCGGTGCTGCCCTACACGCTGGAACTCCTCGCCCTGCGCCGCCTTCCGGCATCGACGTTCGCCATCCTGATGAGCCTGGAACCGGCGATCGCGGCCACGGCCGGCTTCCTGATCCTGAGCCAGGGCCTGTCCCTCACCGACTCGCTGGCCATCGTGCTGGTGGTCGCGGCGAGCATGGGGGCGGTGCGCACTCAAGTGGGGCGGGCGAAGGCGGGGCTTGCCGAGACCGGGCAGGCTCAGTAAGTCGCTGGGGAGGCTCAGTAGTCACCGGGCGGGCCGAATAATCCAAGCACGCTTGATTGTTTCTTGTGGCGCTGCCATGCTCACCCACACATCGACGTCCCGTGTGGGGAGTGCGCCGTGTCCGACCCCGTGTCCGTGCTCGACGATCTGCGCGACGAGAGCGCTGAACTCGACGCCCTGGTAGGGGAGTTGGGGGCGGCCGACTGGTCCCGCCCCACCCCCGCCGAACGCTGGACCATCGCCCACCAGATCGCCCACCTCGCCTGGACCGACCACGCAGCACTGCTCGCCGTGACCGATCCGGCGGGGTTCGGCGAGCTGGTCAAGGTGGCGCTCGCCGCGCCCGACTCCTTCGTCGACGAGGGGGCGGAGGAGGGCGCGGGCCTGCCGCCCGCCGGGCTCCTCGCCCGCTGGCGGGAAGGGCGCGACGCACTGCAACAGGCCCTGCGGGAAGCCCCGCCCGGAGTCCGCTTCCCCTGGTACGGCCCGCCCATGGGGGCCACCTCCATGGCGACCGCCCGCCTCATGGAGACCTGGGCGCACGGGCAGGACGTCGCCGACGCGCTCGGTGTCGTACGGCCCCCGACGGCACGGTTGCGGCACGTCGTGCACATCGGGGTCAGGACGCGGGACTTCGCCTTCGGGGTGCGCGGGATCGAGGCGCCGGGGGAGCAGTTCAGGATCGAACTCGCCGCCCCCAACGGGGACTTGTGGACGTACGGACCCGAAGACGCCCCGCAGCGGGTGACGGGGAGTGCGTACGACTTCTGTCTCCTCGTGACCCAGCGCGCGCACCGCTCCGACCTGGATCTGCGCGCCGAAGGCCCCGACGCCGACCGCTGGCTGGACATCGCACAGGTCTTCGCCGGGCCGTCCGGGAAGGGGCGGGAGCCGAAGGGGGCTTCCGGTGAGTGAGGCGGGCGGGGCGCCGCGTGAGCCGCTGCGGATAGGCAACGCCTCCGGGTTCTACGGCGATCGCTTCGACGCGATGCGCGAGATGCTCACGGGCGGGCGGCTCGACGTCCTCACCGGGGACTACCTCGCCGAGCTGACCATGCTCATCCTCGGCCGCGACCGGCTCCGCGACCCCGGCCTCGGGTACGCCAAGACCTTCCTGCGGCAGCTGGAGGAGTGCCTCGGGCTCGCCCAGGAGCGGGGCGTGCGGATCGTGGCCAATGCGGGCGGGCTGAATCCGGCCGGACTCGCCCAATCCGTACGGGAGTTGAGCGAGCGGGTCGGGGTGCCGGTGCGCGTCGCCCATGTCGAGGGCGACGATCTGCTCGCGCGCGGAGGCTGGGGCGAGGGCGTGCTCACCGCCAACGCCTATCTGGGCGGGGCCGGGATCGCGGAGTGCCTGCGGGGCGGCGCCGAGGTGGTGGTCACCGGGCGCGTGACCGATGCCGCCCTGGTCACCGGGCCTGCGGTCGCGCACTTCGGCTGGGGGCCAAAGGAGTACGACGCCCTCGCCGGGGCCGTCGTCGCCGGGCACGTCCTCGAATGCGGTACGCAGGCCACGGGGGGCAACTACGCCTTCTTCACCGGCCATGACGTCCGGCGGCCGGGCTTCCCCGTCGCCGAGCTCGCGGCCGACGGCTCCAGCGTGATCACCAAGCACGAAGGTACGGGCGGCGTCGTGGACGTGGGCACGGTCACCGCCCAACTCCTGTACGAGACCGGGCCGGCCCGGTACGCGGGCCCCGACGTCACCGCCCGCCTCGACACGGTGCGGCTCGCGTCGGACGGCCCCGACCGGGTCCGCATCTCCGGCGTCCGGGGCGAGGCCCCGCCACCCACCCTCAAGGTCGGCCTCAACCGCCTCGGCGGCTGGCGCAACGAGGTCGTCTTCGTCCTGACCGGGCTCGACGTCGACGCCAAGGCCGAGCTGGTGAAGGGCCAGGTGGAGGACGCTTTTACGCGGGCCAAGTCCCGCCCCGCGTCGGTCCGTTGGGAGCTCGCCCGCACGGACGCGCCGGACGCGGCGACGGAGGAGACGGCCAGTGCCCTGCTCCGCCTTGTCGTGCGGGACGCCTCCGAGCGTGCCGTGGGGCGGGCCGTGAGCGGGGCGGCGATCGAGCTGGCGCTCGGCAGCTATCCGGGCTTCCATGTGACGGCTCCGCCCGGGAAAGGGGCGCCGTACGGGGTGTTCTCGGCGGAGTACGTCCCGCAGGGCGAGGTCTCGCATGTCGCCGTGCTGCCGGGTGGGGAGCGGGTCGCGGTGCCCGCGCCTGCGGTCGGCCTCCCCTTGGAGGCCGTCCCGGCACCTTCGCCGCCCGAGCCCTTGCCTCCGGCTGCGACCCGGCGGGTGCCGCTCGGGCTGCTCGCCGGGGCCCGCAGTGGGGACAAGGGGGGTGACGCGAACGTCGGGGTGTGGGTTCGCTCCGAGTCGGCCTGGCGGTGGTTGACGCATGCGCTGACGGTCGACCGCTTCCGTGAACTCCTGCCGGAATGCGGTGAGTTGCCGGTGACTCGGCATGTGCTGCCGAACCTGTGGGCGCTGAACTTCGTGGTCTCGGGCCTGCTGGGGGAAGGCGTGGCCTCCCAGGCCCGGTTCGACCCTCAGGCCAAGGCGCTGGGGGAGTGGCTGCGGGCGCGGGAGGTCGAGGTGCCGGTGGATCTTTTGTGACTCTTCCTTCCCCACCCCGCCCCTTCCCGAAATCCTGCGGAGCTGTGTCCTCAATCGCCGGACGGGCTCCTTTGGAGCCCGTCCGGCGATTGAGGACAGCCTTTGAAGCCGGCGGCAGCCTTACGGGAAGGGGCGGGTAGGGGACAAAAGCGCCGGAACCACCCACCAACCCGCACCCAACGAGGTGACCCATGACCGCCCTCCCCACCGCCCTGGACCCCGCGGGACCCGAATACAAAGCCCACCGCGAGCACATGCTCACCAAACTCGCCGAGCTCGACACAGAACACGCCAAAGCCCTCGCAGGCGGCGGCCAGAAATACCTCGACCGGCACCGAAAGCGCGGCAAGCTCCTCGCCAGGGAGCGCATAGAACTCCTCCTGGACCCGGACACCCCGTTCCTGGAGCTGTCGCCGCTCGCAGCGTGGGGCAGCGACTACACCACCGGCGCCGCGATGATCACAGGCATCGGCACGGTCGAAGGCGTGGAATGCCTGATCACCGCCAACGACCCGACGGTCAGAGGCGGCGCCTCCAACCCCTGGACCCTGAAGAAGGCCTTCCGCGCCCACGAGATAGGCCACGCCAACCGCCTCCCCTCCATCCACCTGGTGGAGTCCGGCGGAGCAGACCTCCCCTCCCAGAAGGAGATCTTCATCCCGGGCGGCGCCCTCTTCAAACACCTCACCCAGTCCTCCGCGGCCGGCATCCCGACCATCGCGGTGGTCTTCGGCAACTCCACCGCCGGAGGCGCGTACGTCCCCGGCATGTGCGACCACGTGATCATGGTCAAGGAGCGTGCGAAGGTCTTCCTCGGCGGCCCGCCCCTCGTGAAGATGGCCACGGGCGAGGAGTCCGGCGACGAGGAGCTGGGCGGCGCCGAGATGCACGCCCGCACCTCGGGCCTCGCCGACTACCTCGCCGCCGACGAACCCGACGCCCTACGCCAGACCCGAAGGGTCGTCGCTCGCCTCAACTGGCGCAAGGAACACGCCGATCCGCAACCCGGGGAGGCGCCGAAGTACGACGAGGACGAACTCCTCGGCATCGTCCCCGGCGACCTGAAGACCCCCTTCGACCCCCGCGAGGTCATCGCCCGCATCGTCGACGCCTCCGACTTCGACGAGTTCAAGCCCTTGTACGGCCCGAGCCTCGTCACCGGCTGGGCGGCGCTGCACGGCTACCCGATCGGCATCCTCGCCAACGCGCAAGGCGTGCTGTTCTCCGAGGAGTCGCAGAAGGCGGCCCAGTTCATCCAACTCGCCAACCAGCGCGACATCCCGCTCCTCTTCCTCCACAACACCACCGGCTACATGGTCGGCAAGGAGTACGAGCAGGGCGGCATCATCAAGCACGGCGCGATGATGATCAACGCGGTCAGCAATTCCAAGGTCCCGCATCTCTCCGTCCTCATGGGGGCGAGCTACGGCGCCGGTCATTACGGCATGTGCGGCCGCGCGTACGACCCCCGCTTCCTCTTCGCCTGGCCCAGCGCCAAGTCCGCCGTCATGGGGCCGCAGCAGCTCGCGGGCGTCCTGTCGATCGTGGCCCGGCAGTCCGCCGCCGCGAAGGGGCAGCCGTACGACGACGACGCGGACGCCGCGCTGCGCGCCATGGTGGAGCAGCAGATCGAGTCGGAGTCGCTGCCGATGTTCCTGTCCGGGCGGCTGTACGACGACGGCGTCATCGACCCCCGCGACACCCGCACCGTCCTCGGCCTGTGCCTGTCCGCGATCCACACGGCCCCCGTCGAAGGCGCGCGCGGCGGCTTCGGCGTCTTCCGGATGTGAGGAAACCTCTCTTGAACTCCGAGGAACTACCCTTGATCTCCAAGGTACTTGTGGCCAACCGCGGCGAGATAGCCTGCCGTGTCTTCCGCACCTGCCGTGACCTGGGCATCGGCACGGTCGCCGTGCACTCCGACGCGGACGCCGACGCGCTCCACGTACGCGAGGCGGACACGGCGGTACGGCTCCCGGGTGCGGCCCCCGCCGACACCTATCTGCGCGGCGATCTCATCGTCAAGGCCGCCCTCGCCGCCGGTGCGGACGCCGTGCACCCCGGCTACGGCTTCCTCTCCGAGAACGCCGACTTCGCCCGCGCCGTCCGCGCCGCCCGCCTGACCTGGATCGGCCCGCCGCCCGAGGCGATCGAGGCGATGGCGTCCAAGCCCCGAGCCAAGGAGCTGATGGGCCTCGCGCCGCTGGGCGAGGTGACGGAGGCGGACCTGCCGGTGCTGGTCAAGGCCGCTGCGGGCGGTGGCGGGCGAGGGATGCGGGTCGTACGTGAACTGGGGGCGCTGAAAGGCGAGTTGGAGGCCGCCGGGGCCGAAGCCCTCAGCGCTTTCGGTGACGGCGAGGTCTTCGTCGAGCCGTACGTCGAGGGCGGCCGCCACGTCGAGGTGCAGATCCTCGCCGACACCCACGGCACGGTCTGGGCCCTCGGCACCCGCGACTGCTCGCTCCAGCGCCGCCACCAGAAGGTCATCGAGGAGGCCCCCGCGCCGGGGCTGGGCAAAGAAGTGACCGCAGAGCTGGGGGAGTTGGCCGTACGTGCCGCGCGCGCGACCGCGTACGAAGGGGCCGGAACCGTCGAGTTCCTTGTC
Proteins encoded in this window:
- the serC gene encoding phosphoserine transaminase, with amino-acid sequence MAEIQIPADIKPKDGRFGAGPSKVRPEALEALAATGSSLLGTSHRQAPVKNLVGRVREGVQSLFSLPEGYEVILGNGGSTAFWDVATHGLIENKSQHLNFGEFSSKFAKAAKLAPWLAEPTVIASDPGTHPEPVAEAGVDVYAYTHNETSTGVAAPIKRVSGADEGSLVLVDATSGAGGLPVDIRETDVYYFAPQKSFASDGGLWLGVFSPAAIERAERIHASGRHVPEFFSLPTAIDNSRKNQTYNTPALSTLFLLAEQLDWINGQGGLDWATARTKDSSTRLYSWAEESKYATPFVTDAAKRSQVIGTIDFADEIDATAVAKALRANGIVDTEPYRKLGRNQLRVAMFPAIDPADVQALTACIDYVIEKL
- a CDS encoding FAD-binding and (Fe-S)-binding domain-containing protein codes for the protein MGIERELRRTVRGDVDFSRSARALTTMDASNYRRIPLGVVAPRDADDVRATLTACRDAGVPVVARGAGTSIAGQATGTGVVLDFTRHMARIERLDPETRTAKVQPGVVLDRLREAAAPHGLTFGPDPSTHSRCTLGGMIGNNSCGSHSVAWGTTADNVHGLEVVTAAGDTRTLGQGWQGAPDGLRALVERELALLRTGFPELPRRISGYALDALLPEHGTDLARAFCGSEGTLGVLTEATVRLVEAPRARALAVLGYPDESAAAEAAAGLLPYGPLTVEGMAADLVRGTKGLPKGAAWLFVETGGETEGEARARAERIVRAADVLDALVVSDPPAQRTLWRIREDASGTATRMPDGTEAWPGWEDCAVPPARLGAYLRDFRALLADHGLRGTPYGHFGDGCIHVRIDFDLLDEPGIARFRRFSEELAELVVAHGGSLSGEHGDGLARAELLPKMYGPELVRVFEQVKALWDPAAILNPGVLVHPAPLDANLRFAPLPRKPVDVAFGYPADGGDFSAAVRRCVGVAKCRDATATSAVMCPSFRVTGAEEHSTRGRARLLHEMLAGEVVTDGWRSTEVRDALDLCLSCKGCRSDCPVGVDMATYKAEFLHQHYKGRLRPAAHYAMGWLPRWLRLAAPFARVANAVAGLRPMAALAKRVGGIAPERQLPRLAPRTFRKWFRKRGASGARPTVVLWPDTFTDRLSPSVGQAAVRVLEAAGIGVGLPEREVCCGLTYVSTGQLDRARTVMRRTLDRVPPDLPLVVLEPSCAAALKSDLPELLGEDEPRAAQLAARVRTFAQALEELAPHWQPPRIDREVVGQTHCHQHAVLGDAAERRLRERAGLVGELSGGCCGLAGNFGFEAGHYDVSVACAEERLLPSVRAAGRDAVVLADGFSCRTQLEQLAAADLGERRGRHLAEVLDEALGGTG
- a CDS encoding EamA family transporter; this translates as MSSVSSSAAVSEPGLAGPGGGRAEGRSLGPVGLVLTGCVSVQFGAALAVTLMPRAGALGVVTLRLVAAAVILLVVCRPKLRGHSRSDWGTVVAFGTVMALMNGLFYQAVDRIPLGHAVTLEVLGPLALSVIASRRALNALWAALALVGVALLGGAGGAGFGELDLVGAAFALAAGAMWAAYIVFSARTGRRFPQADGLALAMAFAALLSVPFGFVESGAKLLVPSTIALGAGVAVMSSVLPYTLELLALRRLPASTFAILMSLEPAIAATAGFLILSQGLSLTDSLAIVLVVAASMGAVRTQVGRAKAGLAETGQAQ
- a CDS encoding TIGR03084 family metal-binding protein, giving the protein MSDPVSVLDDLRDESAELDALVGELGAADWSRPTPAERWTIAHQIAHLAWTDHAALLAVTDPAGFGELVKVALAAPDSFVDEGAEEGAGLPPAGLLARWREGRDALQQALREAPPGVRFPWYGPPMGATSMATARLMETWAHGQDVADALGVVRPPTARLRHVVHIGVRTRDFAFGVRGIEAPGEQFRIELAAPNGDLWTYGPEDAPQRVTGSAYDFCLLVTQRAHRSDLDLRAEGPDADRWLDIAQVFAGPSGKGREPKGASGE
- a CDS encoding acyclic terpene utilization AtuA family protein — translated: MSEAGGAPREPLRIGNASGFYGDRFDAMREMLTGGRLDVLTGDYLAELTMLILGRDRLRDPGLGYAKTFLRQLEECLGLAQERGVRIVANAGGLNPAGLAQSVRELSERVGVPVRVAHVEGDDLLARGGWGEGVLTANAYLGGAGIAECLRGGAEVVVTGRVTDAALVTGPAVAHFGWGPKEYDALAGAVVAGHVLECGTQATGGNYAFFTGHDVRRPGFPVAELAADGSSVITKHEGTGGVVDVGTVTAQLLYETGPARYAGPDVTARLDTVRLASDGPDRVRISGVRGEAPPPTLKVGLNRLGGWRNEVVFVLTGLDVDAKAELVKGQVEDAFTRAKSRPASVRWELARTDAPDAATEETASALLRLVVRDASERAVGRAVSGAAIELALGSYPGFHVTAPPGKGAPYGVFSAEYVPQGEVSHVAVLPGGERVAVPAPAVGLPLEAVPAPSPPEPLPPAATRRVPLGLLAGARSGDKGGDANVGVWVRSESAWRWLTHALTVDRFRELLPECGELPVTRHVLPNLWALNFVVSGLLGEGVASQARFDPQAKALGEWLRAREVEVPVDLL
- a CDS encoding acyl-CoA carboxylase subunit beta, with the protein product MTALPTALDPAGPEYKAHREHMLTKLAELDTEHAKALAGGGQKYLDRHRKRGKLLARERIELLLDPDTPFLELSPLAAWGSDYTTGAAMITGIGTVEGVECLITANDPTVRGGASNPWTLKKAFRAHEIGHANRLPSIHLVESGGADLPSQKEIFIPGGALFKHLTQSSAAGIPTIAVVFGNSTAGGAYVPGMCDHVIMVKERAKVFLGGPPLVKMATGEESGDEELGGAEMHARTSGLADYLAADEPDALRQTRRVVARLNWRKEHADPQPGEAPKYDEDELLGIVPGDLKTPFDPREVIARIVDASDFDEFKPLYGPSLVTGWAALHGYPIGILANAQGVLFSEESQKAAQFIQLANQRDIPLLFLHNTTGYMVGKEYEQGGIIKHGAMMINAVSNSKVPHLSVLMGASYGAGHYGMCGRAYDPRFLFAWPSAKSAVMGPQQLAGVLSIVARQSAAAKGQPYDDDADAALRAMVEQQIESESLPMFLSGRLYDDGVIDPRDTRTVLGLCLSAIHTAPVEGARGGFGVFRM